A window of the Diabrotica undecimpunctata isolate CICGRU chromosome 1, icDiaUnde3, whole genome shotgun sequence genome harbors these coding sequences:
- the LOC140450167 gene encoding uncharacterized protein, giving the protein MALIFSVGKNGPEMGSFRDQARRAECAKNLSLSRYPNKTTTLYIAAYNCLSLSNQSRFIELEKETENINWDLIGISELRRKNEQVLELAPGNTFYYRDTSTGRTGGIGFLINKKWNKRILEITSISDRVASLPL; this is encoded by the coding sequence ATGGCCCTCATATTCTCCGTAGGCAAAAATGGCCCTGAAATGGGTAGCTTTCGGGATCAAGCCAGGAGGGCAGAGTGTGCTAAGAATCTGAGTCTAAGCCGCTacccaaataaaacaacaacgttATATATAGCGGCATATAATTGTCTCTCGCTATCAAATCAATCCAGATTTATAGAACTggaaaaagaaacagaaaatatAAACTGGGACCTCATAGGAATCAGCGAATTAAGACGAAAAAATGAACAGGTATTGGAATTAGCGCCAGGAAACACATTCTACTACCGAGACACATCAACAGGCAGAACAGGCGGTATTGGATTTCTAATTAACAAGAAATGGAATAAAAGAATACTAGAAATAACTAGTATCTCAGATAGAGTAGCTAGCTTACCCTTATAA